One Verrucomicrobiia bacterium genomic region harbors:
- a CDS encoding Maf family protein: MKRKVKWSGKLIILASASPRRMQLLQEWGVPHQIKIGFCRELTQRDAPYFTARELTQINALIKAKAVAEKVENRWILAADTVVVLNRKILGKPKNLKAAYNMLCQLSGQVHEVISSVLVLKRKKKKIMGYLSYEISQVRFHSLKPKQIRHYLKQVHVLDKAGAYAVQEKGGCLIRAICGSRSNVMGLPKRETLRLLRCIL; this comes from the coding sequence TTGAAACGAAAAGTGAAATGGAGTGGTAAGTTGATCATTTTAGCCTCTGCTTCGCCGCGCCGCATGCAACTATTGCAGGAATGGGGTGTTCCTCACCAAATCAAGATAGGTTTTTGTCGGGAATTGACTCAACGTGATGCGCCTTATTTTACTGCGCGAGAATTGACCCAGATTAATGCATTGATCAAAGCGAAAGCCGTCGCTGAAAAGGTGGAGAACAGATGGATTTTAGCTGCCGACACCGTGGTTGTTTTGAATAGAAAAATTCTGGGTAAGCCCAAAAATTTGAAAGCTGCTTATAACATGTTATGTCAGCTAAGTGGTCAAGTGCATGAGGTTATTTCCAGTGTGCTAGTTTTAAAAAGGAAAAAGAAAAAAATAATGGGTTATTTGAGTTACGAAATTTCTCAGGTTAGGTTTCACTCTTTAAAGCCAAAACAAATTCGTCATTATTTAAAACAGGTGCATGTTCTGGACAAGGCGGGCGCCTATGCGGTTCAGGAAAAAGGCGGGTGTTTAATTCGAGCGATTTGCGGTTCCCGTAGTAATGTGATGGGATTGCCAAAACGGGAAACGTTGCGATTGTTAAGGTGCATTTTATGA
- a CDS encoding UbiA family prenyltransferase — protein sequence MQYFFRKIFSYAESQTWSWSRYFFTFLGIIFIRGFLEKFSNPHWSGQFITPLTAFFHYPLFYLSIFLSLNIVLYLFAFSKKSFYPSLKQVFQITLFGFLIIWLPPLVDFAVYHGNGPKMTYLFQPKGELIKSFFSFFGSLSQGGITLGIRIEVVLILIGFFFAITYYTGSKKKAFWGALLVYVLFFFYFAIPSIPPLVFAKVSSTREIMLFYVHALSQSDLSKIYHIGALSFNPRSSMDQQFNLVMGRVLWLLILLQAMGLFYLANKTAFRAWCGNLRLERVLHYGFMGIGGILIAAGYSRMVDLKSWINALSLTVFFLLIALHFWLAVGVNDLVDIKTDTVSNPSRPLIQGSITLQEQKIINGILLFLVIVGVFLLPYYTSVCLILFQMVYYLYSSPPLRLKKVFALSSLLVAFNAILIMMGGFYLVSENQKMAAFPTHLSWLFLICFFLGVNIKDIKDIQGDALEKIQTIPVLFGERRGKIIIGALCVVSFIIVPIVLQNKLLLIIAVPFSCFIYYFINQKSYRENRVFSLYFLYLLAIGVCEKLVKF from the coding sequence ATGCAATATTTTTTTAGGAAAATTTTTTCTTATGCTGAATCTCAAACTTGGTCTTGGTCGCGTTATTTTTTTACTTTTTTAGGGATTATTTTTATTCGTGGGTTTTTAGAAAAATTTTCTAACCCTCATTGGTCGGGACAATTTATTACTCCTTTAACAGCTTTTTTTCATTATCCATTATTTTATCTCTCAATTTTTCTCTCTCTTAATATTGTTTTGTATCTCTTTGCTTTTTCAAAAAAAAGTTTTTATCCTTCTTTAAAACAAGTCTTTCAAATAACGCTTTTTGGTTTTTTGATTATTTGGCTTCCGCCTTTGGTTGACTTCGCTGTTTATCATGGGAACGGACCGAAGATGACGTATTTGTTTCAGCCCAAAGGAGAGTTAATTAAGAGTTTTTTTTCTTTTTTTGGATCTTTGTCTCAAGGTGGCATTACTTTAGGTATCAGAATAGAAGTAGTTTTAATTTTAATAGGTTTCTTTTTTGCCATCACTTATTATACGGGAAGTAAAAAGAAAGCATTTTGGGGAGCATTATTAGTTTACGTTCTTTTTTTCTTTTATTTTGCCATTCCTAGCATTCCTCCTCTCGTCTTTGCAAAGGTATCTTCCACAAGGGAAATTATGCTTTTTTATGTTCATGCCTTGTCGCAAAGCGATCTTTCAAAAATTTATCATATAGGTGCTTTATCTTTTAACCCTCGTTCCTCTATGGATCAGCAATTTAATTTAGTCATGGGAAGGGTGTTATGGCTGTTAATTTTGTTGCAAGCGATGGGATTATTTTATTTAGCGAATAAAACAGCGTTTCGAGCCTGGTGTGGAAACTTGCGTTTAGAAAGGGTGTTGCATTATGGCTTTATGGGAATTGGTGGTATATTGATTGCTGCGGGCTATTCACGAATGGTTGATCTTAAATCATGGATTAACGCACTTTCTTTAACTGTGTTTTTTTTATTAATTGCATTGCATTTTTGGTTGGCGGTAGGAGTTAATGATTTAGTTGATATCAAAACGGATACTGTTTCCAATCCTTCACGCCCTTTGATTCAAGGCAGCATTACTTTACAAGAGCAAAAAATTATTAATGGTATTTTATTGTTTTTAGTCATCGTAGGAGTTTTTCTTTTGCCTTATTACACTTCAGTTTGCTTAATTTTATTTCAAATGGTTTATTATCTTTATTCCAGCCCGCCTTTGCGGCTTAAAAAAGTTTTTGCTCTCTCTTCGTTATTGGTAGCTTTCAATGCGATTTTAATCATGATGGGTGGGTTTTATTTGGTTTCTGAAAATCAAAAAATGGCAGCGTTTCCTACTCATTTGTCTTGGCTTTTTTTAATTTGTTTTTTCTTGGGGGTGAATATTAAAGATATTAAAGATATTCAGGGTGATGCCTTGGAAAAGATTCAAACCATTCCAGTTTTGTTCGGAGAAAGAAGAGGAAAAATAATTATAGGTGCTTTATGTGTCGTTAGTTTCATTATTGTGCCGATTGTTCTGCAAAATAAGTTATTATTAATCATTGCAGTTCCTTTTTCATGTTTTATTTATTATTTCATTAATCAAAAATCGTATCGGGAAAATCGAGTTTTTAGTTTATATTTTCTCTATTTGCTTGCAATTGGAGTGTGTGAAAAGTTGGTAAAATTTTGA